The Oryza brachyantha chromosome 7, ObraRS2, whole genome shotgun sequence genomic interval ATGCTTCGTATTCCTGTTATTGGAAAACTTATCTAGAACGAATGTGACATTTATATACCACTATGGATTCACCACGTGGTAGTGGGATTAAGGTAGGAAAGACTTGCATTGAAACAAATGTTTTTAAGAGATATCGGGATGACTAAAATCTTGAAGAACTGTAATAGAAGATCAAATAGGATAGGTAATTGGTCGGTTAATATTCTTATATAGCTAGTTCTGCTTTGGTATGTAAACAGAGTACTACAAAAGTTATGAACATTGGTATGTTTAGTAAATGTGTAGGGCATTTTGTTTCAGAAGTCTACTATTGTCAAACTTAGGTTCATCCTAAAACGGAATATCTCAATACTCAATTAACAGTTCGGGGGAACAGGATTGCCTGTGTTCAAGAGCAAGTGCAGCAAATAGTGTGATGGTTAGAAGAACCTATATAACAAATAGGATTATGTTAAAGCTAGTCTATTGTATTGTTAATTAAAGCAACTTGCGTTCATTTTATGGTAAGCCATTTTACCTCTTTTCAATATGGTCTTGATTATTTTTGAAGAAATCTTACCTGAAGTATGTTTTACGCTTAGTGTTCAAGAAAATAACTGTGCTGAGTTGCTAAAATGTTGTTTTCCTAGATGTATCCTGTTTTGATTGATCCTGCTGTGTAAAAGGTTTACAGACATAAGTTTTGTCTATGGGAAGCCTTACTACTATGTCTTGGGAACTCCCTTCATCTATGTCGAcacattattttcattttgtgGATCTTGGCTTAGAATATAAGAGAGTCTGGTAAAAGAAGGAAAAGCCTTTTAAATGCAGATTTTCAGTCCATTCAGTGGTGTCATTGACTAATCACTATACACCTGCTGCCAGAGCATACAACCCTACATCTACATGATCACCTGCAGCATGGTTTGGTGGTTATTAGGACTGCTACTGTCTCTGTCCAGCTATTACCATCAACTTATAATGCCTTGGTAGTAGGTAGATATGAGGGATCTGAACAGCTAACCTCAATCTCCACTCTTCAGTATTTCATGGAGCATCTGAAATTCTCTCTACATACCAGTTCTGGAGCCTAGAGCAATGCTAGCACTGCTCTGACCTAATGGACTGCCAAGCCTGGAGTGGCCTACCTTTTACCTTGACCAGCACATGGAATCATGCAAACACAAATGCAGTCCTACATGATAATCATATCAAAGCTTCTAATGTGACTTcatatagtttgttttctcAAGTTTATATAGAGAATTGATAGCAGAATCATAACACAGAAAATACACAATACGTTGGCAATTGTGGCTTGATATTTCACGCTTCAATTAAATTACTTTACTCTTCCAGTTGAACATGTTGGTTTTTCAATACTTAAGGAGCTACAATTTCAATACAGTATGTACACAATTATAAACAAGTATGGGACAATTGAGATTCCTGCTGCAATTTTTTCCTGTATTTTAGTATTATGCGACCTCAATTCGTGGTTATAACTGTTACATCACTATGCAAGGTAATTTTCAAGACAAGAATTTACCACTGCAATGTTGATTCCAATGGTAACTTGAGTATGGACATTTTAAGGGAAGGCTGGAGTCCTGCTTTAACTATTTCGAAGGTGCTACTTGCCATTAAAGCCATCATCACAAACCCGGATCCATGTATGTTCCGAATTACAGTATTATCAGAACTCTCTGTGTCTTCACTATCTTCCACGACTAAATATGCAGTCCTGTTCCAACTAATTGTAATATAACATAATTGTTGCTTCATTTCAACctgaaaacatcacattatgATTGTTTTTTCTGTGCAGACTGCCCACTTGTGCCAAGCATTGGACGTTTATACTTGACCGATAGATCTAAGCATGACGAAATAGCTGCGGAGTGGACAATGAGGTTTGCAAGATAGGAGTTCTATCTGCAGCTAAGCAAGATCACTAACTAAATGAATATGTTTGGTGTACCCTGCTATGTACAATGTTGGGAAAGGATCAATACTTTGTTTAGGCTGAGCCGTGACATAAGATGTACCCTGTGCATTTTATATAAGAGAATTATTATGATGTTAGCTTTTAGGTGACAGAATATGCTTCAATGATATTGTACTTATCAAAGCTGCCCCCAATCTTTCTTCAGAATCAGTTCGCCCAACTTATGAGTAAGTTTCTGAAATGCAATTTATTGGTCCTGGGCATTACCTCCTATTAGAGGTGTCGGTTTGATCCGTTCAAAGGAATAATTTAGGTTAACATCTCCAGTCAAAGTATGTGAAGACGTGTCAGTCAAATCTTTTGCTCGAAACCAAATATTGCTGTCTCTCAGTCCAGGTAGTTGGGAATAACTTCAAATACAcattaattttcttaatttcaaaACGCTGTCCCTACTAACTAGTATTCCTTATACCGCGATATCCATATAACATATTGTTGTCCTCttgcaaatataaattttgatgtagTAAAAAACTCACTGTATAGCAAATATTCTAGATGTTTGTGGGCTTGTGGCAGAAttttttgatcatttgtctaaTAATACTAACTTCAGTTTCACTTCATGTAGGGATTAAAGCTACTAGGACAGGAACTGATCTTCCAAACGACCAAACCAGACTTTACCTCTGAAATGGACATTTTACCAGCTGACCTGTTCCCAGTACGGACTGTGCATCTACTAATCACATCAGGGAGCCTATAACAACTCCACCCCTGAGAAGAAGCAAGTTGCTCTTTCTGGTGATCTTTCTCCTCTCAAGCCACTGGCAATGGCCACCGAGTGTGATGTGAGCAAATCTCGCCGCTTCGATCTTGGCATGTCTAGGCGAACACGAAGATCAACAAGTCTCATCGCTTGCTATCAGGATCAGCATGTGCCGCCCCTGGCACAGCAGCTGCGTCAAGATGCCAAGCTGAAGACATTGTTCCAGTGCCAAGATACAGAGCTTCAGCCACCATGTCTATATGAAGCTCAGGAGCTGAACATCCTAGAGGCGCCACTGCAAAGCCAAGGTGATGAACAGGAGACACCGGGTCGATACCATGATGAGCAGGAGGTGAAACTTCGCCATTATCTAGatgaagaggaggagaaggaactTCACCATTATCTTGACGAAGAACCGGAGAAGAAACTTCCTGATTGTCTAGATGAAGAGCTGGAGAAGAAAACATTCCAGGATCAAGACAGAGAGAGGAAAACACCAAAGCAATATCTTGATGAGGATCAGAAGACATGGCAGGAATACCAAGATGAGGAGGAGAAGGTGCCAAATAAACACAAAGACGAGGAGAATGCTCCAGGGAAATACCAACATGAGGAGCAGAAAACAGCTGAACAGcgcgaagaagaagatgatgatgaagagCACAAGTCACTCGAGGCACAGCAACAATGCGAAGACACGGAGCAGAAGGCCCCGGGGCAATGCAAAACTGCAAAGACGAAGCTgatcacgccgccgccgccgtgtgccGACGACGTGCCCCGGTTCTCCCTCCAGGATCTGATACAAGAGAAGCAGCTCCTCGTCGGAGAAGCCAAGGCCACCGGCAAGCTCGGGAACGGCGAGAAAGCCATTGCTGATCGTAAGCTCCCTGCACCACCtccggctgccggcggcgcgacgctGGCCATGGTGATAAAGCGGCCTGACGGGGGCAAGAGGTCGATGGGAGTGATCCGCCGGTGCGTGAAGGCCCTGAACCAGATGGTCAAGGCCAAGCATGGCTCCAAGAAGAACAAGCCTTTCTAAATCACAAAGTGAgtacatgcatgatgcattaTCTGGCCCAGAGTTCCCTGGTAGAATCAGTACATCTCATAATAATGCACTGTTATTTGTGCAAATACATGTTTTTTGGGGGGATAGTTCAAGATGTGCAGAATCTGCCAAGAAACTCTAGAGCAAGGCCAACCATCTATACCTAAAAACAATAATCTTGATCAACTTTAGTAGGCTATCATCCATGTGCTATGTTTATCTGAGATGCTTTCTGGCATTTGCTCAacaatgtaattaattatattactaaATGATGTACCAGATGAAACATCAGAGTCTAGATTAGCTAGTTCACGCGCTCTGAATGCATCCTCTGCAAAGTTTATGTCACACGAAGTATGAGCACGAGGGAACCGCTCAGTTCTACCGACACTCTCTCAGGTCAGAGATGGCGTTGGTGCAAGCTCCCTTTCTATCTTTTTGAGAGTCACGTCCCCCTTTTCATTCATTTTGGTGTATGCATGATGAATGTTGAGAGTGCacgttagagcaagttcaatagtatagtcaactattgatttcaatttatttgtaatcaatctaatagctaatttatataatagttatctacaaaacatcaatacatggtctcacaaaTCATATATACTGTTGTCTTGGAGCCTGTGCtacagctgactacaaattagtagtccacatctcttctctcttatctctttaaaacatatttatagctagcttatagcctgttattgtacctgctcttagcgaaaaaaatatatacgtgAGTTTGTGAAGTTCGAGAGGTGCTCTTGATTGAGGATGCAACATGCCAACAAGTATATGTACTTGATCACATATTTCTGCTCTTTTGATGATCTGTCGTGGTTTTTGATGCTGTCGACTTTTGCGGTTACACCGGGTTTGCTAGGGCAGGTGTTCTTTTCAAAGCAACTGGCTtcacattttcttttagagcaggtataatagcaagctataaaccaattataagtatattttaaatagataagagaTGGAGGAGtgagctacagatttatagccagctgcactaTGAACTCCAAGACATATGCGTGTATGACAGGTAGGaccaaatattaattatgtagtatatgactattatatgaattaactattaatttgCTATAGAACAATTAGAGCTAACagttggttatactattgaacttgctgtTATGGGTGAGCTTTTAATGTTGTGTATATCAACTGACATAGAGCAACCCTGTCAAGGGATAAAGTGGCCttagaaaaaagaatttgGACAAAATAGTCTCTGTAGAACTTAAAATGTAGGAAACATGATATGTATACTTCCATTGacatcaatttatttatttatgagtAGAAAAGACATCCTGTCACAAGGAAAAAGTGCCTCTGAAAGGAAACATTGGAGCAAAAACTATGTGTAATTCTGAAAATGTGGATTGGTTGGTAGATGTTATAATCATACTTAATACAAGTTTTATAGAAGTCCTCAAGAACATAAATTTGGAGATGTATGCAAGACAGCAAGACACATTCGACTCTCACATAGActagacacatatatttcGGTCAAAAACACACGACGTCTGGCTTTTTGCGAGTAAACTTAAAAAGCTTTGATCATCAATAAACTTTAAATGCTTAGTTTGAGAGTATAAAGGTGgtataaatagatttttattgaaaaatatttttataactggtACACACATTATATGATATCCTATTAAAATTGAACATGTCACTGCAACCACTAGACTATATGTCCTTTCATACATCGAAGATCATTTAATTAAGAAATACAAAtgtctcatattttttagagaaaatggTAGTGAATATCGCCAACTCTTACCCATTCATCCCTTAACCATTGTAATTGTATAGCACCACTCCGCTCTAAAACGTGGTAGCTATTTGTACCTACGAATCTGCACACTCTTCTTTTCGAAGAATTTGTATGCTTTggtggtgttttttttataaaataagatgaaagattatatgatttttaatgactatttaatagtataatcgataattaaaaatctatattagaacgataagataataaacttttttatatatttttttataaataataaattgtcTAGGAGTTCGAAAAATATGCACGTACGTCGAGAAAAAAACTGAGAATAATCAAAGTAAAAGAAGGCGACCTTTATTTAACTAATGTTAACCATCATTTCTATAtacctctaaatttatattattctcTTCATTCCACGTTATAATACTTTTTGACTTTgcttaaaattcatatatgtgctgaaaaatttagacatatatgcaaacatatatattgaaatatggatcaatctaaattcaaaagacccttataataaaattaataagttCCTATTAATATCTCAGTTTTTGTTACGAGGAGCAAACATAAGCTCACATGCGGACATGCCATGCAAGTGATCATTCATCCGGCGAGCGAGTCCCGTCCCGCCGTCCACCACTCCACCAATAGGGCGGCTCGCCCTGATTTTTGTCGGGCCCCACCGGCCCGCCACGTCAGCGCGGCTGGAGCCAAGGGATTGGATTCCCGGCGCCGCGtggcgcgccgcggccgcgcccgcTATCTCCTCCTGGATAAGCCGCCCATCCAGCTGCGCTTCCCGCGCGTGCAGATCCCTTAAAcccgtctccctcctcctcctcaggctcagctcagctcgatcaccaccacaccacacgcgcgcgcggccaACCATGGCgctcgtctccgcctcctcctcctccaccgccgtgGCGGCcctccccggcgccgcccgggCCTCCTCgttcctcgccggcgcgggcaggagcggcggtggcaggCTGCTGCTGAGGCAGGCCGAGCCGTCGTCCGCGCGGTCGGCGTCGTTCGCCGtgcgcgccgcggcgcccgACAGGCCCATCTGGTTCCCCGGCAGcaccccgccgccgtggctCGACGGCAGGTCGGTACTACCACAcacacgcacgcgcgcgctcAAACTTTGTGTCATGATGAACTCCTCTGACGGTGTGTAACTTGATGTCCATTGATCTTGGCGCAGCCTCCCCGGCGACTTCGGCTTCGATCCCTTGGGTCTTGGTGAGCGCTCGTTcgcgtcttcttcttcttcttcctcgctgCCGGCGGAGTCTCCCCGTCGTGCTGCATGGCTTCTCGAGGTACTGACGcgctgtggtggtggtgtaggATCGGACCCGGAGAGCTTGCGGTGGAACGTGCAGGCAGAGCTGGTGCACTGCCGGTGGGCGATGCTGGGCGCGGCGGGCATCTTCATCCCGGAGTTCCTTACCAAGATCGGCATCCTCAACACGCCGTCGTGGTAcaccgccggcgagcagcagTACTTCACCGACACCACCACCCTCTTCATCATCGAGCTTATCCTCATCGGCTGGGCCGAGGGCCGCCGGTGGGCTGACATCATCAAGCCCGGCTGCGTCAACACCGATCCCATCTTCCCCAACAACAAGCTCACCGGCACCGACGTCGGGTACGCACACACAAGCTCCATCGTTCCTCCATGGCCATGCTCACCAGTGGAGCTGATCACGAGCTAGCTTGTCTGAAAGGCGTAAAATGTCTAAACTACGTGTTCGTGATGCTGGAAACGTAATCCAGGTACCCTGGTGGCCTGTGGTTCGACCCGCTTGGCTGGGGTACCGGCTCGCCGGAGAAGATCAAGGAGCTCCGCACCAAGGAGATCAAGAACGGCCGCCTCGCCATGCTCGCCGTCATGGGAGCTTGGTTCCAGGCCGAGTACACCGGCACCGGCCCCATCGACAACCTCTTCGCCCACCTCGCCGATCCTGGCCACGCCACCATCTTCCAGGTCCATACACACCTCCCACAACGTAGCActcttgtcttttttttttctgtttatgttataaatcaaaatttaaatttttaaacttaaatttaaagttaatttttaccgttttatcgctaagaatacgtatatgaaagttttatttataaattattttttatttacaaatatgctacaaaaaagtcaaacgatcaTGCAATGAATATCTATTTGATCAAGAATCACATCAGTTACTAATTTGGTGATATTTGTGCGTGCATTTCAGGCCTTCACCCCAAAATGAGGAGTCCAGGTGTTGAGAGTGTTAGCAATGGCTGACATGGGGATGGAGAAAGATTGTTCGTCGATGCGacttgaactttttttttgtggggggATTGGAGTAGGCTGTGAATGGTGTAACTGTGGATGGAGCAATGTATGCTGTTGATTCTGTACTTGTACTATGCTGTAAccgatgtaaaaaaaaaagttgatacTCTTTTAGAAGTGACGTACTCTTCATCACTGAACCAGAGTATTAGTCTATTAGACAGTAGTACACTAGAACGTATCATGTTAAAGTTGATGTGATCATGCACGGGTTCAGAATTCAGTCACAGTGTTTCGGCTGGTTGTTGCTGCTTAACAGAAACTGAAATGTGACCCGATCATAGGAGCTCTTTACACGACGGATTCTGATCAAATTCGGATAGGTTTCGAAAAGATTGAATCCGGAGGAATTCTTAATTAGTACTAGTAGGATTTAAGAGCGtgagaaacaaacaccctGGTTTCTCTCGCAACCAGTTCGATATGATTATTCAGACAATTGCGCTCTAGCCTCTAGGCTCTAGCGCTGTGGGCAAGGCTGCCGTCGTGctgaatttcaaaatttctataatagaaaaacctacttctaaattttaaatgaggGAGTATCCACAATTCCACCATGATGCCAttgaagggaaaaaagggaaatGTTTTAATCACATGTCAAGTTGCATGTAATTTGATCAAATGGCTTATAAAGACCATTGACATAGCTCAGTTTGTTTGTTAGGTCATCGGAGCACATTGACAATACAGTGAAAATGTATATAGAAGTATGTATTGATAtgaaatgtttatatgttaTTCTTTGTTGCATGTTATTCATATCATTGTTGCTTTGTGTTTGTATGTATAATTAGTTctaaagcttttttttttgttagtatactacaaataaaatttatgcttTAAGCTAACTATTTCCttgttaaatatacatttGTTTGAGCTAACTATTTTCTtgtcaaatatatttgaaaatatacttTTCAAATATACTGGAAAAGAAGTAGTGATAAGTGATGAATTTGCCACCACTCAACATCAATTCCctttttaaaaaggaaaaagaacagAGTTAAAGCAGAGGGTTCATATGTCAATCACCCTCACTGAATAAATACTTTTTAtgaatacaaattatataacttAAAGGTTTCCATgtaacaaacaaatatatatagtctccccgcaaacaaatatatatagtcgCTAATAGATTACTATACTATCCCCGTGTTAATGATATGACTCGAAgtcatataaaccaaacatttgattttttttaaaatctatataGCATTTGTAATTTAATTATCTAAACAATCTCTAACAAAATAGCAGCAAAGTACCAGCTAACAATGACTATTGTAGttttgcataattaatcatatgttagCACATACTACAAGTGCTAGTGTCCAAATTTGACCGTCAATTTTAGAACTTCCAAGGCTAATTTTATACACTAATTCAAAAACATTGCAACAACAAgtgcatatattaattttagaatcatTGCAAGATTAAGTTCACACATTCCAAggataatttaaattaaataatttatttatattatctaatattagCAAATAGGCtaatgataattttgtttaataCAAATTTCTTTACAACACATGGACAATATGTTAGTTTTATTGAGACTTTGGAATATCATAGGTTCATAACTTACATATGTTTGCATTGTGTAGGAACAATGATGAGAAGTAAATGAAAATAGGAGGGAGAAATGCaaattatcattattattttgtCTTTAGGAGGGAGGAAACATCCTTGCATGGTCTCTACAATTGACTTCCATGGCTCTCGTATACACACTGTATTTTCCAACGAGAAAAAATTGCAAGAACAAATCACCAACAATACACACAACCACTATTTTTTCACTATCAAGATAATAATGACAAATTCAGGGGTCTAGATGGAAAGTTTGACCAGCCAACTTCCCTTCCAAGAATGGATCGCGAGACCCCAGAAAAGTAAGCAAAAACCGAGGAAGAGCACTCACCCAAAAACCCCAAAGAAATCGAATCGGggaggaaggaagagaaaaaaaaaaaaggagagagagagcacgcgccgccgcccgcccgcccacccaccatggccgcctccgcccgccgcgcgtcCCAGCTGCTGGgatccgccgcctcccgcctcctccacgcgcGGGgcttcgcggcggcggccgcagccgcgccgtcgccggcggtgtTCGTCGACAAGAGCACCCGCGTGATCTGCCAGGGCATCACCGGCAAGAACGGGACCTTCCACACCGAGCAGGCCATCGAGTACGGCACCAACATGGTACGCCACCCTCACCCCGCGGCACCGGTCGCCCTGGTGCTCTTTTAGATCCCCCGCATTTCGTTCGTTGTAGCGCgtgattttagggtttgaAGGAGAGCCGGTGTACGGTGGTGTGCGATCTCGTAGATGCGTGGTAACCGATCCCCATTTCTCAGTTTTTTTAGGGTTTCGTTTACTGCTATGTTTGTGGCTGGATTCATGTCGGGAAGAGAAGAGGTGTTTGCGTCATCCTCATGCACCAGCTGTGGTCACTTAGAGTTGAAATGTGCTACCATAGATTCCCTCATATGTGTTGGGCGCCCGAGTCAATGTGAAATGGCTAAAAAGCAATGATTCGTTGGCATGTCTGAATAATGAATCAGAATGACGATGATGCTTCAGCAGTGATGTTGTTGTTCATTTAGTCTAGTAATTTGGTTCCTCTAGTGATGTTCTTCACTCTGAAATCTAGCGATCATGCATGATTGCTCTAGTGGCGTTCTTCACTCTGAAATCTTGGCACTGGTTGATCTAAAATACTGTATTGGCATGAGAAACCGATTCCATCATGAACCCTTTGAGACATTTTAATATGCCCTTGGAACATTGAATATGTCATATGGATACCACGAGGTGTGTTTTTGCTTGGTGTGGTCTGGTTAGTACGTACATTGGGCAGTACTTTCTGCACACGTTGAATAAGCT includes:
- the LOC102714477 gene encoding glutamic acid-rich protein-like, producing the protein MATECDVSKSRRFDLGMSRRTRRSTSLIACYQDQHVPPLAQQLRQDAKLKTLFQCQDTELQPPCLYEAQELNILEAPLQSQGDEQETPGRYHDEQEVKLRHYLDEEEEKELHHYLDEEPEKKLPDCLDEELEKKTFQDQDRERKTPKQYLDEDQKTWQEYQDEEEKVPNKHKDEENAPGKYQHEEQKTAEQREEEDDDEEHKSLEAQQQCEDTEQKAPGQCKTAKTKLITPPPPCADDVPRFSLQDLIQEKQLLVGEAKATGKLGNGEKAIADRKLPAPPPAAGGATLAMVIKRPDGGKRSMGVIRRCVKALNQMVKAKHGSKKNKPF
- the LOC102714753 gene encoding chlorophyll a-b binding protein 7, chloroplastic, yielding MALVSASSSSTAVAALPGAARASSFLAGAGRSGGGRLLLRQAEPSSARSASFAVRAAAPDRPIWFPGSTPPPWLDGSLPGDFGFDPLGLGSDPESLRWNVQAELVHCRWAMLGAAGIFIPEFLTKIGILNTPSWYTAGEQQYFTDTTTLFIIELILIGWAEGRRWADIIKPGCVNTDPIFPNNKLTGTDVGYPGGLWFDPLGWGTGSPEKIKELRTKEIKNGRLAMLAVMGAWFQAEYTGTGPIDNLFAHLADPGHATIFQAFTPK